A genomic window from Corticium candelabrum chromosome 8, ooCorCand1.1, whole genome shotgun sequence includes:
- the LOC134183319 gene encoding PE-PGRS family protein PE_PGRS33-like: protein MSILQLLTLIASLVTFAASTEHTCDCATRSSDLTLQQLCQSLATIPEPTTEVSKQAANGWRVSPAEYFGTGIDGPLVVNEHDNVKINKFAQVLKVTKKGSEKLKVNRVNIFTAGKEVYIIQMKGTNAGESMFARVKTVDFKRSFIIINAGLTFDCNSTETNRCQVVTVPHFVNVTLNGRAIISGTHWNGETGGIIVFRSKNMVDVGPTSSKISACAIGFRGGAYGDNGYGFQGESYTGSAMRSNAANMGGGGGGGRRYSYSSLENGGGGGGAHYSSGNDGSNNNNGGVAYATSSMTEKIFMGSGGGGGNRYTGCCALPGAGGNGGGIVMIFTPVIIGSGGIISSCGGKGQAAGHNFAGSEYPGGGGGGAGGSVLLFTDSEVPQNGSVSIDVTGGNGGTTSNIGYSAYTGGDGGYGVYMLGQNTRGPITLY, encoded by the exons ATGTCTATTCTGCAGTTGCTCACTCTGATTGCAAGTTTGGTGACATTTGCAGCTTCTACAGAGCATACATGTGATTGTGCGACAAG GTCAAGTGATTTAACACTCCAACAGCTTTGTCAATCTCTTGCCACCATTCCAGAA CCAACAACCGAAGTTTCAAAGCAAGCTGCAAATGGTTGGCGCGTTTCGCCAGCTGAATATTTTGGAACAGGCATAGACGGACCCCTTGTTGTAAACGAGCATGACAAcgtaaaaataaacaaatttgcaCAAGTCCTCAAGGTTACCAAGAAGGGCAGCGAAAAATTAAAGGTCAACCGTGTCAACATATTCACTGCTGGAAAAGAAGTTTACATTATTCAGATGAAAGGAACTAATGCTGGTGAATCAATGTTTGCAAGAGTGAAGACTGTTGACTTTAAAAGATCCTTTATAATCATCAACGCTGGACTAACTTTCGATTGCAACTCAACAGAGACTAATCGCTGTCAAGTAGTAACCGTACCACATTTTGTAAATGTTACACTGAATGGTCGAGCAATCATTTCTGGCACTCATTGGAATGGAGAAACCGGTGGAATTATAGTCTTCAGAAGCAAAAACATG GTAGATGTTGGCCCAACATCAAGTAAAATTTCTGCCTGTGCAATTGGATTTCGTGGCGGTGCATACGGAGACAACGGATATGGTTTTCAAG GAGAGAGCTACACAGGATCAGCAATGAGGAGCAATGCGGCTAACatgggtggtggtggtggtggtggaagAAGATATAGTTATTCAAGTCTTGAGAATGGAGGAGGTGGCGGTGGAGCACATTATTCTTCTG GAAATGATGGCTCGAACAACAATAATGGAGGAGTAGCGTATGCCACCTCTTCGATGACAGAGAAAATATTCATGGGAAGTGGTGGAGGAGGTGGTAATAGATATACAGGATGTTGCGCTTTACCGGGAGCTGGAGGAAACGGTGGCGGTATTGTAATGATATTTACTCCTGTAATTATCGGATCAGGAGGAATAATTAGTTCATGTGGTGGTAAAGGGCAAGCAGCCGGTCATAACTTTGCTGGAAGTGAATATCCAGGTGGTGGCGGAGGAGGAGCAGGTGGTTCAGTTCTGTTATTTACTGATTCTGAAGTACCCCAAAATGGATCAGTGAGCATTGACGTGACAGGAGGAAACGGAGGAACGACATCAAATATCGGATA
- the LOC134183370 gene encoding uncharacterized PE-PGRS family protein PE_PGRS10-like, with protein MGSGGGGGARNEECCALPGAGGNGGGIVMIFSPAITGSGGSISSRGARGQDAGHNIEAKGGKQGGGGGGAGGSILLVTYSFGIPVDGSVSIDLRGGIGGKESDSDNKAPGGKGSHGRFMWYKLPRLEKGPLSLH; from the coding sequence ATGGGAAGTGGCGGTGGAGGCGGAGCCAGAAATGAAGAATGTTGCGCTTTACCTGGAGCTGGAGGAAACGGTGGCGGTATTGTAATGATATTTAGTCCTGCGATCACCGGATCAGGAGGAAGTATTAGTTCACGTGGTGCTAGAGGTCAAGATGCGGGCCACAACATTGAAGCAAAAGGTGGAAAACAAGGTGGTGGTGGAGGAGGCGCTGGTGGATCAATTCTGTTAGTCACCTATTCTTTTGGTATACCTGTTGATGGATCTGTAAGTATAGACTTGAGAGGCGGAATAGGAGGGAAGGAATCAGATTCAGACAATAAAGCACCTGGCGGAAAAGGATCACATGGGCGATTCATGTGGTACAAGTTGCCGAGGCTCGAAAAAGGACCACTGTCATTGCACTAA